GTTTTGGACACACAGTCGTTATCTACACGATGAATGTTGAGTTATATTCAGTCAGTTACAGTAACTTAAAGATAGTTACTTTAATATAAAGAGTAAAGCAcgagagaaataaagagaagcagaacagaacgagctttattctttattctccTTTCAtttggaagaaaaaataaaaacgagGAACCGACCCCCCCCACCCTGAAATCAAACACATTCTGGTTCTggtgtgatgaagatgaaggtgatgGTAGTTTTATTGCCAtaaacagtgaaggaaacaaaatgaacaaaaagaagaaagaagttAAAAGAGCCGTTTTTATTCTATAGTACAGTAAAGCAAATAAAACTGTTCGTTCTCAAAGCGACGCACACCGAAGCTTCTGCCTGATCCGCTACAGAACCGATCCTGATCCTGATTCTGATCCACACAGAGACCTGAAAACATTCACCTGGACCGGCTTCACTGTGCCACAAATTAAGCAAAGATTACAGTttaaaccacaaacacaaatgagaGATTCACTGTACGAAGAAGAATTTTGGACTTTTGCAGATTCATTCAaaacttgttttgttctttttaatcaatttttaCAAAAAGGTGGCAGTCGGCTTCTACGTGAACTGAAATGACAAGacagcacaaaaagaaaaaaaaaccttttcaatttcttcttttctgttggGGACACAACGTGTTAGCGCCGCCGTCTGGTCAGGAGTATGTGGCTGCTGAGTTAAATGAATCAGGACTGCAATCAAAGACAGATGGAAGAAGGGAAGAGGTCGAGATCagaaggagatgaagaaaaaaggaagggagaaaataaaaattaagcATGACAGGGAAGAAATACATTCTGCCGCCCTGTCTCTTCTCAATCCtcgctttttaaaatgttccctTCGTCTCTTCTTTCATTTCCCCTCCTTCCATTATTTCTTCCCCTCTTTCATTCCTTCCCTCCGTGAATGTTCGTTCTGTCGGTTTCTCACTTTTTCTGTCGTTGATGAAAATGTGGCTGGAtggacagagtgagagagagagagagagagagagagagagagagagagagagagagagagatgaaaaatggactgaagaataataaaaaaagagagaatatcaaaaaagaggaagcaggaaggacCAGAcacttctgtcttcttctcttatTTCACTTCCCATTTTGTCGTGTCGCTCCGGGAGCTGTTGGGCTTTAAAACCTCTTCTCTCTTGTTAATGAAAGGTGTGTGTTGGCGCCACCATCTGTTCAGACGagtattacatttaaatcatgtagaaaaatggataaaaaacaaaagaggttTTGTAGTCGAGGGAGAGTCAATAAGAAACAagtgagaggaaagaaaagacgtgaatgaaagagaaagaacagagagaCTCTTGTTTTCTGAATCCTTTCGTCCAGTTCAGGTGAAGTTTTCAGTGGATcagccatctttgttttacTGACGACCTGTGTTCAGTGTGGACGTCTCACTCTTAAATCTGATTGGACGCGACAGGTTTGTCTCTGTGAAAACGTGTCGTCGTCTCAGATTACTCTTCAGAGGAGCTGTGTTTAGGACACGCCCCTCGCTGCGTTCAGGGTGTGTGGGACAGAAAAAACCACCAAGCATCAGTGTCCATGAGTGTTTTATAGCACGCTTTGGTAAACAAACTTCAGCATCATCGTTTGTTTTGGTAATTATCAGAAATTTAATGAATTCATGTCCTGCAGTCAGTTTTCTGTGAGGAAACCGTTTTTtcctgaatgcagcattaaagTGACAGTTTTAGGGAAAGCCAAATGAGGATAATCCCGCAGACAGTGAACGCAACACCTGTTCTTCCCGGCTTCTCAGCCCTCCACTCTACAGAGGCGTCACCTGAACAGGTCGTCCTACcagcagtgcatcatgggaacaGAGGACCATCACTCTAATCTATCAGCTTCAGGCGtctgctttctttttgtctaaaaaaaacGTTTCTATCAGGCGCAGGTACCTGTGTGGGCGGAGCTGCAGGTACCTGTGTGGGCGGAGCTGGTCGAGGGCCAGAAGTCTGTCCTGACAGATTAAACCCCGCCCACCCGCAACGACCAgcagatcaaaacaaacacGAGAAGGACAAAAATGTGTCCATACTTCGATCAAAGCTGAAAAATCTTAATTGACGAGTCACCACGGCCACGAGCGACagcaaacaaagaaagacaaaagtttaTCTTTGACTCAACCAATCAGGATGAGGGGGCGTGGCTGCAGCTGAACaactacaaaatacaaaaaaatgactttacaGGTGTCACCTCTGGGCTTCGTTCTGTCGGAGAGTAAATGGCGGGTGACCTTCGACACGCCGGCCGAGGGGGGGAGGGGGCGGGGCTACGGGGACGAAGCAGGTATGACATCACAGTAAgcggaggtggaggtgaggggGGCGGGGCAGAGAAACCCAACGTTTGGACATGCATTCACAAGCTGCtcgttgtgtttgtgtttacaggtttattTTCGtcagtgtgtcagagtgtgtttCATCTTTATTCCGACTAAGAATAAATATTCTGCTCAAACTGAACTCAAACAGGAAAGAGAACAAGAAGAcgaagcagaagaagaagaagaggaagaagaggagggcgGCGTCCGCTCgctcgctgtctgtctgtcaggaaggAATGCTAACTGTGGCGTTTAAACTCATCCCATTGGCGTTTCTGTATTTCCTTGTTAAAGTTCTCTATCTGTTCACTCTcgtcacccctccctccctccctccctccctcccaccctcccccCGGCCCTGATGGCCTTCAGTCTCTTAATTTTTATCCTTGGGGATCACCTCCTCTCGCGGCTTGGCTCCGCCGAAGATGGCAGAGTTCGGGTTGGCGACCTGGTTGAGCGGCTCAGAGACGGTCCGAGGCTTCAGCTGCAGCCGGGGCCGCGCTGCACGCTcctctgtaaacacacaaacaaacaaacaaacaaacaaacaaacaagagaagTCGGTTCTTACTGAAGCGGATCAAAGACAACTAAACCAGAAGATTTACtaacaaacatgaataaaagtctaaaaCTCTGAcgaacagacaggaagtggtctCACCTTCAGACGGTTCCCGGAAGTCTGTCGCTCCTCCGCGGGGGGGTCCGTCTCTGAAGCGACCTGCtcctgcacctccacctccagctccacctccaccccttCTATCACCGGGGCGACTGCCACCGGCACCGCCGCCTCGACTCCGCCCTCCCATGTAGTCATCATCTCTAAagcctgcagagacagacaggtggacagacagacaggtgagtgaGCAGACGGACGCCCTCAGGTGTTCTGCAGCGTCTGGAACCAGTAACGTGACCAATGAGCATGAGATGGTCGAAGTGAAAGGCATGATGGGGGAAAAACAGGGGAAGGTCCAGGAACTCCAGAGGGTGGAGCCGGGCTAtgggggtcaaaggtcaacagTGCCTGATCACTTGCttagtttagttcagtgagttggGTTTGgtgtagcttagcttagcataacagTTCTTTGCTATTAAAATTCTGTGTGTATGGTAAAAAGTTTTTCTGGGCCGCAGAGCATCGCGTGATGATGTAATCACAGCATGGCCACAAccaaaactggcttcaaagcccgGCGCTCTTCCTGCGGGCTTGGAAAGAACTTTTTTGCCTCCTGACCAAATCTAAAACAAACAGTAGCGCCACCGTGTGGACACTTATCGAGTTTTGCATCGTGGTTATTAAATGTGAATTGTGAGGGGCAGAAAAACAACCGGAGGCTCTGCCCTGCCCTCCGACTGGTTGAGCCCAGCAGTGGTCTGATTGGTCGACTGGGATTTGCTGCTGTCCAACCTGAGCTGCTGAACTCTGTGCTCGCACCTCCTCCTTGCTGGTCGAAGTCGTCACGGAACTCgcgtcctcctcctccgcctcctcggGGAGCTCCGCGAGAACCTCCTCGTCCTGCAGAGGACAGGGGGAGTTTAACACGGACAGGAGGAGACAAGGGGAGGAGACAAGGGAAGGAGAcaagggaaggagagaggagaggaaacagagaaggGGTGTGGGCAGTACCTCCTTCTGGAAGGAGTAGGAAGCACAGCACTGAAGAGGCGGAGCTTGTTAGTCGTCCATTAGCCAATCAGAGAGGAGATGTTAGAGAGAAGCTGCTGACTGAAGGAGGTGAATTCTTATTatcagtttatttaatttactgtctgtctgtctgtctgtctgtcagaggaAAAGGGAGGGCTGTGGGTGTGATGATGAGATGGCGAGAGGATGAAGTGTGAAAGATAAAAGAGCGAAGAGTCCTCCTCCGAGTCAAAGCTCTGGTTTGGAATCAAGTTCAATTTGAgaatttttaaaggaaaagttcagtCAAACAGTGAAATCCAGTCGTCATCTCCAtgttgatgaaagtcaggtgaagtttcgtagtccacaaaacaaccagaaaaacatcaaatgtcgTCTGTACaaagttgtctgtacatccacaggttcactgctaacaggaagtgctaacagctgattctgctgagttttaatgtagttttggttgtttttcattgtaaatcatctccagctgcttcagctgttcagcagaatgctgcaactctgttttactgtgaagctccagaaatgttctgtggactacgagacttcagctgactttatatcatcaggaggagatgatgactctGATGACTGATTTTACttttagggtgaactgttcctttaaacaccTGTAAGAGTTAAAAACGGACTGAAGTGAAGAAATCATATCAGTCTCTGCAGTCTGAATATTGATTTCTCCACCAAAATTGTGTCCGTCAGCACAATCAAAAATCTTgatcatattaaaaaaaaaaacattaagacaGTTTCAGCAGCTCAACATTCACTTTTAGAGATCGAGCAGGTTTAGTTTCAGActtggaggagaaagaagatcagtgacactaaaacacacagctgttagggtctacacacacacacaaacacacacacacatctacacaccaGGTTAGAGATCTACTTCCTGTTCGTACCTCTAGCGTCGTCTTTCCCGAAGCCGaagcctcttcctcctcctcctcgttcttGCCTTCGTCCCTCTGCGATGTCCACCTTCAGGTACCTTTGATCTAGCAACtgcaggggtcagaggtcacgttAGCCTTGAACCACTCAGACATCTGATTGGTTACTTTTCATTTATCAGTGTGAGTGTAAATGATTTCCTGTGAAACTGAAGAATAAAGTCTGAAGAGGTCGAACGTTATTATGAGACCGACACgtttctacggaagccctgagggacaagtgggaatgtttttttttttctggtgatctgatctgagctgttttctctcctgtgtttatgagtTGTGATCTGGTGGaataatgttgttgttgctgttgttgttgttgttgttgtctgtccctcagggcttccgtacgtTTCAGCTCGTGGTCTTCATCAGTCGTTCTTTACGCTGCATGTAGCTGCAGCTTCGACCTCCTCACACTTTTCTCTCGAtggagaataaaaacagatacTCACAGCACCGTCGTACGTCAAAGCTTCTTTTAAAGACTCCACATCTTCAAACTCAACATAACAAAAACCTGAAAGAGACGCAAACACAGGAGAAACAGTCAGAACCGGGTTTACTTCACGATACTGAGGCGTATTATCACGAGTCCCGATATATGGAAGTGTCGTCATAGCTGAAGGACTTTCAGACAGAGCTGCACAgcctggaaaacaaaaaaaagatcagcTCGTGATTATTGTGACAGATAACAGTGTGATGTTATGATACATCAGGTTTGTGGTCAtcagtttaaaggagcacttcgtagttttggagaagaaattcaaagtcagaattttaatattcacaacattaatgaggtaataatacaaactgtttccatcaatgaataaaccagctgttctcagagaaaataaggtcccagaacactgtttgaagctagaaaggtggcagggtccgccacatataaacaaagcaaaacagtataaattgtgttgtcctttaaggtcagtttgtttattcagtttgttttgcagccaatgaagatatttctcttctctttaacatttcttcacctaaactacagactgctcctttaacctacagactgctcctttaacctacagactgctcctttaaactacagactgctcctttaaactacagactgctcctttaaaccacagactgctcctttaacctacagactgctcctttaaactacaggctgctcctttaacctacagactgctcctttaacctacagactgctcctttaaaccacagactgctcctttaaactacaggctgctcctttaacctacagactgctcctttaaaccacagactgctcctttaaactacagactgctcctttaacctacagactgctcctttaaactacagactgctcctttaaaccacagactgctcctttaatccacagactgctcctttaatccacagactgctcctttaatctacagcctgctcctttaaactacagactgcccCTTTAAACCACAGACTGCTcttttaatctacagactgctcctttaacctacagactgctcttTTAAACCACAGACTGCTcttttaatctacagactgctcctttaatctacagactgctcctttaaaccacagactgctcctttaaactacagactgctcctttaacctacagactgctcctttaacctacagactgctcctttaacctacagactgctcctttaaactacagactgctcctttaacctacagactgctcctttaacctacagactgctcctttaaactacagactgctcctttaacctacagaccgctcctttaaactacagactgctcctttaaactacagactgctcctttaacctacagactgctcctttaacctacagactgctcctttaacctacagactgctcctttaacctacagaccgctcctttaaactacagaccgctcctttaaactacagactgctcctttaaaccacagactgctcctttaacctacagactgctcctttaacctttTGAGGATTTCTAACTCACCGTCCTCGTGTACCTGCCAACAcatgatcacatgatcacaCGATCACACGATCACACGATCACATGGTCACATGAAGGCTGTTCCTCTActcatttttgctttaatgtcaGAACAGGTCATAAAGTAATAACTTCATCCAGGATGAACATTCGTTCCTCTGATTGGTTTCAAAGGAGCAGCCTGAAAACAGCCACAtgtgaggagcaggaggagcaggaggagcaggaagagcaggaagagcaggaggagcaggaggagcaggaagagcaggaagagcaggaggagcaggaggagcaggaggagcaggaagagcaggaggagcaggaggagcaggaagagcaggaggagcaggaggaggagcaggaagagcaggaagagcaggaggagcaggaggaggagcaggaggaggagcaggaggaggagcaggaggagcaggaagagcaggagcagcagcaggaggagcaggaggagcaggaagagcaggaggaggagcaggaggagcaggaagagcaggaggagcaggaggaggagcaggaggagcaggaagagcaggagcagcagcaggaggagcaggaggagcaggaggagcaggaggagcaggaggagcaggaagagcaggaggagcaggaggagcaggaagagcaggaggagcaggaggaggagcaggaagagcaggaagagcaggaggagcaggaggaggagcaggaggaggagcaggaggaggagcaggaggagcaggaagagcaggagcagcagcaggaggagcaggaggagcaggaagagcaggaggaggagcaggaggagcaggaagagcaggaggagcaggaggaggagcaggaggagcaggaagagcaggagcagcagcaggaggagcaggaggagcaggaggagcaggaagagcaggaagagcaggaggagcaggaggagcaggaggagcaggaagagcaggaggagcaggaggagcaggaggagcaggaagagcaggaggagcaggaggaggagcaggaggagcaggaggaagagcaggaagagcaggagcagcaggagcagcaggaagagcaggagcagcaggagcagcaggaggagcaggaagagcaggaggagcaggaggaggagcaggaggagcaggaagagcaggagcagcagcaggaagagcaggaagagcaggagcagcaggaggagcaggaccAGCAGGACCAGCTGACTTCAGGAGCTTACAATGAAAACACGTCTAAGTGTGAATGGACAGTGACTGTTGTAGCTGCTGTGACGTGTGAGGATGATGTGAAACTATCAGGTGTTTGTGAACCCGTCAGTCACTGAATGTTATAATATCACTGATGTTCGTACTGTGACAGATGAATTATTTAACACGGATCAGTCTCCTCTGACGGATACCGGATCCACTCCATAACATCCGTCTCTGCACCAAACAACTCTTAATAAATGGACCGGAGCAGGGCGGCACAGTCCATCTGAATATTATCAAAAGTTCAGAATTGAAATCTCAGACGCTGCAGATCTTTTGACGACAATGAAGTTCTGTAGAGCTGTAGACATCAGAGACGTCCTGACCCACAAGTTGTTCTGTGCCaactccaacaaatgtcacatcttCAGGactttgtttcagtgaaaataaaaactgggatgcaaaaatgatcatttacaTTCATCATGAATTGTATCACACTCGTGCTCTCTGCCAACAGATCAGACTGACAGACGGTGAAATGCTCTGACCTTTGAACTTGTCTGACTCTTTGTCTCTGACCAATCGGATGTTGCGGATGTTGAGCTCTTTGAAGATGATGTCGATGTCTCCCTGCACCGTGTTGTACGGCAGGTTTCCCACGAATGCCGTGAACGGAGGCTCTGTCGGCAGCTCCTTCTGCTTCCTGGGGCCTCCggagccgccgccgccgcctccACGGGGCCTGAcggagggacagacagagagcatcATGGGACATGGAGTACAGACCAGTGTCAGGTTACTTTTGTAGACTGATTTTCTGACGAGATGTTTCTGGACATAcgtaattattttgtttgttctgagTTTCTAAATCACAGGTACAGTCAGTTATTCTTCTTCTGATCCTATTTCAGACCGAGCTCATTCAATACCAGCTCACCTCGGACCTCCCAGTCCATGTCATggatttcctttaaaaaaactcaGATAAAACATCTCTTAGATTCATAAGACCTTGAAAAACTCTAAAGCTGAACTCCAATTCTGTTCTTTAGCTTTGAATTTCTGACATTTGGAGCTGAATGTCTTCATGTTATTGACTGTTCGTATTCTCAGCCTCAGCAACGTCTTATTTATCGCCGACCtcagtaacacaaacatgtcttcATCTCGAACACCTCAGGTTATATATGTATAATCACCGCAAACGAGAAACTGAACCGAGCACTGACGACAACAGAGCGCGTCTTCTCATGCTGTCGCTATGGTTACCATCACTGGCTGGTTACTCAGCACGAGACCTGTGAAAATATGACACGCTAACGTCTGACAGGACGCAGTAAACTCTGTACCGACGGGGACACACCCCATGTTGGCTAATGCAGCTAACAGCTAAAGGAGCTTACAGCTAACATTAGGGGGCGTCATGATACCATCTGACTTTCAATTTTAAGATCAAATTTTTTTGACTTGAACAATTTTTTCAGCACTAGTGACGATCACATCAGGATCAATAAAGATCAATAAGATTGTTGGTTTTATCTCCTGACAGCTGTGTTTACATATTCAAACTCTTCTCTTTTACAACAACACGTGGACTTTATCTTCTTGCAGGTTACGATTAGACGAGTTCAAAtaacattcacaaaaacaaaacaacaaacagcagccttcagtgattcaacaataacctataaaagatagaaattcagaccagagtgaaccctcttcacaaactaatcaataaaggatctctgaaaaagaagaaaatacacCATGTCCAAGGCTATCAGAGTTTCCTCTGataccagtcagctgatcgtcttcaCCACACGAGAAGAGTCTGGAAGTGATGttgcaggctaacgctaagctagctgcaggccaacgctaagctagctgtgtcatctgtgatgtctttgtttttcttcagatgCGCGTACAAAGCGggtggagagggaaaaaaatactggGATGATTACCTATCCTGGTTTTGATTTCCTAGATCAAAATTGAag
This is a stretch of genomic DNA from Pagrus major chromosome 2, Pma_NU_1.0. It encodes these proteins:
- the eif4h gene encoding eukaryotic translation initiation factor 4H isoform X2; this translates as MADYDSYDERDRAYGSFGGGRGPRGGGGGGSGGPRKQKELPTEPPFTAFVGNLPYNTVQGDIDIIFKELNIRNIRLVRDKESDKFKGFCYVEFEDVESLKEALTYDGALLDQRYLKVDIAEGRRQERGGGGRGFGFGKDDARGRGGSRGAPRGGGGGGREFRDDFDQQGGGFRDDDYMGGRSRGGGAGGSRPGDRRGGGGAGGGGAGAGRFRDGPPRGGATDFREPSEEERAARPRLQLKPRTVSEPLNQVANPNSAIFGGAKPREES
- the eif4h gene encoding eukaryotic translation initiation factor 4H isoform X1, which translates into the protein MADYDSYDERDRAYGSFGGGRGPRGGGGGGSGGPRKQKELPTEPPFTAFVGNLPYNTVQGDIDIIFKELNIRNIRLVRDKESDKFKGFCYVEFEDVESLKEALTYDGALLDQRYLKVDIAEGRRQERGGGGRGFGFGKDDARGRGGSRGAPRGGGGGGREFRDDFDQQGGGASTEFSSSGFRDDDYMGGRSRGGGAGGSRPGDRRGGGGAGGGGAGAGRFRDGPPRGGATDFREPSEEERAARPRLQLKPRTVSEPLNQVANPNSAIFGGAKPREES